The following are from one region of the Methanospirillum hungatei genome:
- a CDS encoding response regulator, with translation MTIINILLVDDQEELLDITRIFLEKGGDILVDTCTSAMSAIDMLKEKKYDAIVSDYEMPQMDGIEFLRTIKRQGLEKPFIIFTGRSREDVVIEALNSGADFYLQKGTEPKVQFAELRNMIHQAVMRKRIEEALIQSETNYKTLVECTQDSIYMVDKHGKYLFMNSHHKKRLDINDKRYQDFYYEDLHTESETDHFLTLIRTVIETSKPQHDEYQKGYRWFVRTISPVRNEILGLTIAATVISTEITHTRTLEKTVNTLEEYYRILVESMQDSMYAVDKECRYRFMNSHHQKRLGITGDYIGSWYGDHHDEKATSRFISHIQDVLKNKKPICERYSENNRTFVRTYSPVMDKEHKEIEEIVVISIEPKECEV, from the coding sequence ATGACAATCATTAACATTCTGCTTGTGGATGACCAGGAAGAACTATTAGACATCACTCGAATTTTCCTTGAAAAAGGAGGGGATATCCTTGTAGATACATGTACTTCTGCAATGTCTGCAATAGATATGTTGAAGGAAAAAAAGTATGATGCGATCGTTTCTGATTATGAAATGCCACAAATGGATGGTATTGAATTTCTACGAACCATCAAAAGACAGGGTCTGGAAAAACCATTTATCATATTTACGGGAAGAAGCAGAGAAGATGTGGTTATAGAAGCGTTAAATTCAGGTGCTGATTTTTATCTGCAGAAAGGTACTGAACCAAAAGTTCAGTTTGCAGAGCTCAGAAATATGATTCATCAGGCTGTTATGCGGAAGAGAATAGAAGAAGCACTCATTCAGTCTGAAACCAATTACAAAACTCTTGTTGAGTGTACTCAGGACTCTATATACATGGTAGATAAACATGGAAAATATCTCTTTATGAATTCTCATCATAAAAAACGCCTTGATATCAATGATAAAAGGTACCAGGATTTCTATTACGAAGATCTTCACACTGAATCAGAAACGGATCATTTCTTGACATTAATACGAACGGTTATTGAAACGAGCAAGCCACAGCATGATGAATATCAGAAAGGGTATCGGTGGTTTGTGCGGACTATTAGCCCTGTTAGAAATGAGATTCTTGGTCTTACTATTGCTGCAACGGTAATATCAACAGAAATTACCCATACCCGGACACTTGAAAAGACTGTAAATACTCTGGAAGAATATTACCGAATTCTTGTTGAATCTATGCAGGATTCAATGTATGCGGTAGATAAAGAATGCAGGTACCGGTTTATGAATTCTCACCATCAGAAACGTCTTGGTATTACTGGTGATTATATCGGATCCTGGTATGGCGATCACCATGATGAAAAAGCTACCAGTCGGTTTATATCGCATATTCAGGATGTACTAAAAAATAAAAAACCAATTTGTGAACGGTATTCTGAAAACAACCGAACTTTTGTCAGAACATATAGTCCGGTTATGGATAAAGAACACAAAGAGATAGAAGAGATTGTTGTAATTTCAATTGAACCAAAGGAATGTGAAGTTTAA